From a single Chlorocebus sabaeus isolate Y175 chromosome X, mChlSab1.0.hap1, whole genome shotgun sequence genomic region:
- the CCDC160 gene encoding coiled-coil domain-containing protein 160 codes for MDARRKHWKEYMFTPFFSARDVLEETSQPESSSEQTTTDSSKRMEEIYNLSSRKFQEESKFRKKKYIFQLNEIEQESNLRENKINISQNKTDTNSASYESSNVDVTTEESFNSTEDSSTCSTDNLPALLRQDIRKKLMERMSPKLCLNILNEELEELNMKCKKIEEEFENAEKELLYYREEIFTKPLNFQETETDASKSDYEVQALRNDLSEKATNVKNLSEQLQQAKEVIHKLNLENRDLKEAVRNLKHQTKFGNVLLKEEMKSYYELEMAKIRGELSAVKNELRTEKTLQARNNRALELLRKYYASSMATSSSIFDHFTGDFF; via the coding sequence ATGgatgctagaagaaaacactggaagGAGTATATGTTTACTCCTTTTTTTAGTGCACGGGATGTTCTAGAAGAGACTTCTCAGCCTGAATCTTCTTCTGAACAAACGACTACAGATAGCAGCaagagaatggaagaaatttATAATTTGTCCAGTAGAAAGTTTCAAGAAGAAAGtaaatttaggaagaaaaaatatattttccaactaaatgaaatagaacaaGAATCAAATTTAAGAGAGAACAAGATAAACATTTCACAGAACAAGACAGACACAAATTCTGCATCCTATGAATCATCTAATGTGGATGTTACAACCGAAGAAAGCTTTAACAGCACGGAAGATAGCTCTACCTGCAGTACAGATAACTTACCAGCTCTACTAAGACAAGACATAAGAAAGAAACTTATGGAAAGAATGTCTCCAAAACTTTGCCTGAATATTTTGAATGAAGAACTGGAAGAACTTAAtatgaaatgcaaaaaaatagaagaggaatttGAAAACGCTGAAAAAGAACTTTTGTACTACAGAGAAGAAATATTCACAAAACCTCTAAATTTTCAAGAAACAGAGACGGATGCTTCAAAAAGTGACTATGAAGTTCAGGCTTTAAGAAATGACCTGTCTGAAAAAGCAACAAATGTAAAAAACTTAAGTGAACAACTCCAGCAAGCCAAAGAAGTCATCCACAAATTGAACCTAGAGAACAGAGATTTAAAAGAAGCTGTTAGGAACTTAAAACATCAAACCAAGTTTGGAAATGTGCtcctaaaagaagaaatgaaatcgTATTATGAATTGGAAATGGCAAAGATCCGCGGAGAGCTCAGTGCCGTCAAGAATGAACTGAGAACTGAGAAGACCCTACAAGCAAGAAATAACAGAGCCTTGGAGTTGCTTAGAAAATACTATGCTTCTTCAATGGCAACATCATCAAGTATCTTTGACCACTTTactggggattttttttaa